The following proteins are co-located in the Ketogulonicigenium robustum genome:
- a CDS encoding cytochrome ubiquinol oxidase subunit I, translated as MEFDIVTLSRLQFALTALYHFLFVPLTLGLSILLAIMETVYVMTGRKIWRQMTKFWGTLFGINFVLGVATGIVMEFQFGMNWSYFSNYVGDIFGAPLAIEGLMAFFMEATFVGLFFFGWDKMSKVGHLMATYAVAIGSNFSALWILIANGWMQHPVGAEFNPDTMRMEVTSFFEVLTNHVAQTRFVHTVSAGYVTASVFVLGVSALYLLRGKFVDLAKRSMTIAASFGLLASISVVVLGDESGYLVSSNQKMKMAAIEGMWETQPAPASFTLVGIPDMNERTTHFGVHIPWVMGLIGTRSLTTVIPGIDQLLAENEQRIRLGLNAYDALQDYRATPVGETVAPEVAARFDTYKDDMGYALLLLKYVDDPRTATDAQIEAAAWDTVPYVPVLFWAFRGMVGIGFFNVALMAGFFFLSARRQLDKRRWPLKIAVAAMALPWIAAELGWIVAEFGRQPWAIDGILPTVAAVSHLTVPTVLLTIVGFTAIYSVLLVIEVRLMLAAIRKGPQPDEEPEAPLWGRNPVPAE; from the coding sequence ATGGAATTTGATATTGTAACTCTATCGCGCCTGCAGTTCGCGCTGACAGCGCTTTACCACTTTTTATTCGTCCCGCTGACGCTGGGCTTGTCTATCTTGCTGGCCATCATGGAAACGGTCTACGTGATGACTGGCCGCAAAATCTGGCGCCAGATGACCAAATTCTGGGGCACGCTGTTCGGCATCAATTTCGTGCTGGGCGTGGCAACAGGTATCGTCATGGAATTCCAGTTCGGCATGAACTGGAGCTATTTTAGCAACTATGTCGGCGACATTTTCGGCGCCCCCCTTGCGATCGAGGGGTTGATGGCATTCTTCATGGAGGCGACGTTCGTCGGCCTCTTCTTCTTTGGTTGGGACAAGATGTCGAAGGTCGGCCACCTGATGGCCACCTATGCCGTTGCCATCGGGTCGAATTTCTCGGCCCTGTGGATCCTGATCGCCAATGGTTGGATGCAGCACCCCGTAGGCGCCGAATTCAATCCCGACACCATGCGAATGGAAGTCACCAGCTTTTTCGAGGTGCTGACCAACCACGTCGCACAAACCCGCTTCGTGCACACCGTTTCGGCGGGCTATGTGACGGCCTCGGTCTTTGTGCTGGGGGTTTCGGCGCTGTATCTGCTGCGGGGCAAATTTGTCGATCTGGCCAAGCGGTCGATGACGATTGCAGCATCCTTCGGGCTGCTGGCGTCGATTTCGGTCGTCGTGCTGGGGGATGAAAGCGGCTATCTGGTGTCATCCAACCAAAAGATGAAAATGGCCGCGATCGAGGGGATGTGGGAAACCCAGCCCGCACCGGCATCTTTCACGCTGGTCGGCATTCCCGACATGAACGAACGCACCACGCATTTTGGCGTCCATATTCCGTGGGTTATGGGGCTGATCGGCACGCGTTCGCTGACCACCGTAATCCCCGGCATCGACCAGCTGCTGGCCGAGAATGAACAGCGCATTCGTCTGGGCCTGAACGCCTATGACGCGCTGCAAGACTATCGCGCCACCCCCGTCGGTGAAACCGTCGCCCCCGAGGTTGCAGCGCGGTTTGATACCTACAAAGACGACATGGGCTATGCCCTGCTGCTGCTGAAATACGTCGATGACCCGCGCACAGCCACCGACGCGCAGATCGAGGCGGCGGCGTGGGATACCGTGCCTTACGTGCCCGTGCTGTTCTGGGCCTTCCGTGGCATGGTGGGGATCGGCTTCTTCAACGTGGCGCTGATGGCGGGGTTCTTCTTCCTGTCGGCCCGCCGCCAGTTGGACAAACGCCGCTGGCCGCTGAAAATCGCCGTCGCCGCCATGGCGTTGCCGTGGATCGCGGCCGAGCTAGGTTGGATCGTCGCCGAATTCGGCCGCCAGCCTTGGGCAATCGACGGCATTTTGCCGACGGTTGCGGCGGTGTCGCATCTGACGGTTCCCACAGTCTTGCTGACCATCGTCGGCTTTACCGCAATCTACTCGGTTCTGCTGGTGATCGAGGTGCGCCTGATGCTGGCCGCGATCCGCAAAGGCCCCCAACCCGACGAAGAACCCGAAGCGCCCCTGTGGGGCCGTAACCCAGTTCCGGCGGAGTAA
- the cydB gene encoding cytochrome d ubiquinol oxidase subunit II codes for MILHELITYDTLRLIWWVLLGVLLIGFALMDGFDLGVAMLLPFAGKTDIERRIVINTVGPVWEGNQVWLILGGGAIFAAWPLLYAVSFSGFYLAMFAILAALILRPVGFKYRSKRESARWRRNWDWALFIGGFVPALIFGVAIGNVLQGVPFRLGSDLRIFYEGSFFALLNPFALLCGLLSVTMLIMHGANWMILKTEGDIRARGRVFGRWASIATLVIYALGGLALWAFVGGYQVTSTFAPDGPSNPLGKTVAVAGGAWFANYAAHPWTIIAPVLGLLGPLVVLLALQLRREILAMAGSAMAILGIIASVGLSMFPFILPSSIQPEASLTVWDSSSSHMTLFIMLVVTAIFLPLICAYTTWAYKLLWGKVREKDITDGGHAY; via the coding sequence ATGATCTTACATGAATTGATCACCTATGACACGCTGCGCCTGATCTGGTGGGTGCTGTTGGGCGTTTTGCTGATCGGCTTTGCCCTGATGGACGGGTTCGATCTGGGCGTGGCGATGCTGCTGCCTTTCGCGGGCAAAACCGATATCGAACGGCGCATCGTCATCAACACCGTCGGCCCCGTATGGGAAGGTAACCAAGTTTGGCTGATCTTGGGCGGCGGCGCGATTTTCGCCGCATGGCCGCTGCTTTATGCGGTGTCGTTCTCGGGGTTCTACTTGGCCATGTTTGCGATTTTGGCCGCGCTGATCCTGCGGCCCGTCGGGTTCAAATACCGGTCCAAGCGCGAAAGTGCGCGGTGGCGCCGCAACTGGGACTGGGCGCTGTTTATTGGCGGGTTCGTCCCTGCCCTGATCTTCGGCGTCGCCATTGGGAATGTGCTGCAAGGTGTGCCGTTCCGGCTGGGCTCGGATCTGCGCATTTTCTACGAGGGCAGCTTCTTCGCCCTGCTGAACCCGTTCGCGCTGCTGTGCGGCTTGCTGTCGGTCACGATGCTGATCATGCACGGCGCGAACTGGATGATCCTGAAAACCGAAGGCGACATTCGCGCACGCGGCCGCGTCTTCGGCCGCTGGGCGTCGATCGCCACGCTGGTGATTTATGCGCTGGGGGGGCTTGCCCTTTGGGCGTTCGTTGGGGGGTATCAGGTCACCAGCACATTCGCGCCTGACGGTCCGTCGAACCCGCTGGGGAAAACGGTGGCCGTTGCAGGGGGCGCGTGGTTTGCAAATTACGCCGCCCACCCGTGGACAATCATCGCCCCCGTTTTGGGGCTGCTGGGGCCGCTGGTCGTGCTGCTTGCGCTGCAATTGCGGCGCGAGATTTTGGCCATGGCGGGTAGCGCAATGGCCATTTTGGGCATCATCGCGTCCGTCGGGCTTTCGATGTTCCCGTTCATCCTGCCCTCGTCAATTCAACCCGAGGCCAGCCTGACCGTGTGGGATTCGTCCTCCAGCCATATGACGTTGTTCATCATGCTGGTGGTCACAGCCATCTTCCTGCCGCTGATCTGCGCCTACACCACATGGGCCTACAAACTGTTGTGGGGCAAGGTGCGCGAGAAAGACATCACCGACGGCGGCCATGCTTATTAG
- the cydX gene encoding cytochrome bd-I oxidase subunit CydX, which produces MWYFAWILGLPLAVTFAVLNAMWFELVDDGSKKKQD; this is translated from the coding sequence ATGTGGTATTTTGCTTGGATTTTGGGCCTTCCTTTGGCCGTCACCTTCGCCGTTCTGAACGCCATGTGGTTTGAACTGGTCGATGACGGATCGAAGAAAAAGCAAGACTAG
- a CDS encoding TIGR01244 family sulfur transferase, whose protein sequence is MAHSDHDAAGLQIRHIDDDFSTMAQISVEDVAAIAQLGYKALVCTRPDMEDPGQPDFAQIAAAAADQGLQIAHIPVVGGVGATPEQVAEMKAFLAAAPKPILGYCRSGTRAGVLYEAAK, encoded by the coding sequence ATGGCACATTCGGATCACGACGCGGCAGGGCTGCAAATCCGCCACATCGACGACGACTTCTCGACCATGGCCCAGATCAGCGTCGAGGATGTCGCCGCCATCGCGCAGCTGGGCTACAAGGCGCTGGTTTGCACGCGCCCCGACATGGAAGACCCGGGCCAGCCCGATTTCGCGCAGATCGCTGCGGCGGCCGCCGATCAGGGTCTGCAGATTGCGCATATTCCTGTTGTGGGTGGTGTGGGCGCAACGCCCGAACAAGTGGCCGAGATGAAGGCGTTTCTGGCCGCCGCGCCCAAGCCGATCCTGGGCTATTGCCGGTCGGGCACCCGCGCAGGCGTGCTGTATGAGGCCGCGAAGTAA
- a CDS encoding ABC transporter ATP-binding protein, translating into MFRWFETRVDPYPTDTPQMPPQRFWAFILHYSRGLLPWIVLLGVVSALTALIEVALVGYLGALIDRMAGAEPNAFWQNEGRTLVLAGLVLVLISPLIQALGSLVMHQTLLGNYPQRIRWQAHRWMLGQSLSYFQDEFAGRVSTKVMQTALAVREVAMKIVDVLVYVLVYFSGALILAASSDWRLALPFLAWGIVYGLLLRWVVPKIGRVSEAQAHARAAMTGRIVDAYTNITTVKLFSHSSREEAFARESMDEFLGTVHAQMRLSTIQNVSLAVLNALLTATVASLGIFLWMRGAVPVGALAIAVPLALRMGNMSHWIMWEFAALFENVGTVRDGISALAVPRKVVDAPAAKPLVVHQGEVAFNHVGFDYGSTSGVINDLNLVIKPGERIGLVGRSGAGKSTLVNLLLRFHDVKSGQILIDGQDIATVTQDSLRAAIGVVTQDTSLLHRTIRDNIAYGRPDASIEEIMAAVRLAEAEDFITRLTDSKGRGGLDAQVGERGVKLSGGQRQRISIARVALKNAPILVMDEATSALDSEVEAAIQEQLTGLMEGKTVIAIAHRLSTIAAMDRLIVMDKGQIVEEGTHAQLLELGGIYARLWARQSGGFLPSDDES; encoded by the coding sequence ATGTTTCGTTGGTTTGAAACCCGCGTCGACCCCTATCCTACCGATACCCCGCAGATGCCGCCCCAACGGTTCTGGGCGTTCATCTTGCACTATTCGCGCGGCCTGCTGCCGTGGATCGTGCTGCTGGGCGTCGTATCCGCCCTGACAGCGCTGATCGAGGTCGCGCTGGTCGGTTACCTTGGCGCGTTGATCGACCGTATGGCCGGCGCCGAGCCGAATGCCTTTTGGCAGAACGAGGGGCGCACCCTTGTGTTGGCCGGGCTGGTGTTGGTGCTGATCTCACCGCTGATCCAGGCGCTGGGCTCGCTTGTCATGCACCAGACCCTGTTGGGGAACTACCCGCAACGGATCCGTTGGCAGGCGCACCGCTGGATGCTGGGGCAGTCGCTCAGCTATTTCCAAGACGAATTCGCCGGGCGTGTTTCGACCAAGGTGATGCAGACCGCACTGGCCGTGCGCGAGGTGGCGATGAAAATCGTCGACGTGCTGGTCTATGTGCTGGTCTATTTCAGCGGCGCGCTGATTTTGGCGGCCTCTAGCGATTGGCGGCTGGCGTTGCCGTTTTTGGCGTGGGGCATCGTGTATGGCCTGCTGTTGCGCTGGGTCGTGCCGAAAATCGGCCGCGTGTCCGAGGCGCAGGCCCATGCCCGCGCGGCCATGACGGGCCGCATCGTCGATGCCTATACCAACATCACCACGGTGAAGTTGTTCTCGCATTCCTCGCGCGAGGAAGCCTTTGCCCGCGAGAGTATGGACGAGTTTCTGGGCACGGTGCATGCGCAGATGCGCCTGTCGACCATTCAGAACGTTTCGCTGGCGGTGCTGAACGCGCTGCTGACCGCAACCGTGGCCAGCCTTGGCATTTTCCTGTGGATGCGCGGTGCGGTGCCGGTCGGGGCGTTGGCGATTGCCGTGCCGCTGGCGCTGCGCATGGGGAACATGTCGCACTGGATCATGTGGGAATTTGCGGCGCTGTTTGAAAACGTCGGCACGGTGCGCGATGGCATTTCGGCGCTGGCTGTGCCGCGTAAGGTCGTTGATGCCCCCGCCGCAAAGCCGCTGGTGGTTCATCAAGGCGAGGTCGCCTTTAATCACGTCGGCTTCGACTATGGCTCGACCTCGGGGGTGATCAACGACCTGAATCTGGTGATCAAACCCGGCGAGCGGATCGGCCTTGTCGGGCGGTCGGGCGCGGGTAAATCGACCTTGGTCAACCTGCTGCTGCGCTTTCACGATGTGAAGTCTGGGCAGATTCTGATTGATGGCCAAGATATCGCCACCGTCACGCAGGATTCGCTGCGCGCCGCGATTGGGGTGGTGACGCAAGACACGTCGCTGCTGCATCGCACGATCCGTGACAACATCGCCTACGGCCGCCCCGATGCCTCGATCGAGGAGATCATGGCCGCCGTCCGTCTGGCCGAGGCCGAGGATTTCATCACCCGCCTGACCGACAGCAAGGGGCGTGGCGGGCTGGATGCACAGGTCGGCGAACGCGGCGTGAAGCTGTCCGGCGGTCAACGCCAGCGCATTTCCATCGCGCGGGTCGCCCTGAAGAACGCCCCGATTCTGGTGATGGACGAAGCGACATCCGCCCTCGATTCCGAGGTCGAGGCCGCGATTCAGGAACAGCTAACCGGCTTGATGGAAGGGAAAACGGTGATTGCCATTGCTCACCGCCTGTCGACCATCGCGGCGATGGATCGCCTGATCGTCATGGACAAGGGGCAGATCGTCGAGGAAGGCACCCACGCGCAATTGCTGGAGTTGGGCGGTATTTACGCCCGCCTGTGGGCGCGGCAATCGGGTGGCTTCCTGCCCAGTGACGACGAAAGCTGA
- the cydD gene encoding thiol reductant ABC exporter subunit CydD — MRPSRSVHKEHHHSGNPAKRGGADVLPTVSGLLWIAQAACIAMAIGGIAAGDFSRLAPLAAGVFAVGALRAFLDSWGTRLSFAAARRRLHQLRANAISALTAQSPLDRGRQESGAAASIIAEQAEAIVPYLARFRPIRLKAAVVPLVFFFTILPLSWAAALALLICLPVIPVFMALIGWRAEATSRTQMVELGTMNAFLLDRLRGLATIRGLGAVEATAQRIHTHAEQLREKTMAVLRIAFMTSAVMELFSALGVAMVAVYVGFHLLGELPFGAWGGQLTLTQGMFILLLAPNFFEPWREMSAVWHDRAAGEAAMKALAMQTDAQGQPLPTGPVSALGAAPAIAIDGLAFSHDGAPAPVFHDLNLQIAAGEHVAILAPSGGGKSTLLALIAGLASPTAGRISIGDATPAGARASIAWVGQNAHMFAGSLQQNITLGRPMAQCTVDAALKQAQLGRVAALHGHGAIGEDGVGLSGGEVLRLSLARALAREDTHPAQIILADEPTAHLDPITAADVTDSLIKAAQGKTLVVATHDPLLAQRMGRTIRLAPPRLEDAA, encoded by the coding sequence ATGCGCCCCAGCCGTTCGGTTCACAAGGAACATCACCACAGTGGCAACCCCGCCAAGAGGGGTGGGGCCGATGTGCTTCCGACCGTTTCTGGCCTTCTTTGGATTGCACAAGCCGCCTGCATCGCCATGGCGATCGGGGGAATCGCTGCCGGTGATTTTTCGCGTTTGGCGCCGCTGGCTGCGGGTGTCTTTGCCGTTGGCGCGCTGCGCGCGTTTCTTGATAGTTGGGGAACGCGGCTATCATTCGCCGCCGCGCGGCGGCGCTTGCATCAGCTGCGGGCGAACGCAATCTCGGCCCTGACTGCCCAGTCGCCGCTGGATCGCGGCCGGCAGGAATCGGGCGCGGCGGCCAGCATCATCGCCGAACAAGCCGAGGCGATCGTGCCCTATCTGGCGCGGTTCCGCCCGATCCGGCTGAAGGCTGCCGTTGTGCCGCTGGTGTTCTTCTTCACCATCCTGCCGCTGTCATGGGCTGCCGCGCTGGCGCTGCTGATCTGCCTGCCGGTCATTCCCGTCTTCATGGCCCTCATCGGTTGGCGCGCCGAGGCCACCAGCCGCACCCAAATGGTCGAGCTCGGCACGATGAACGCCTTTTTGCTCGACCGTCTGCGCGGTCTTGCGACGATCCGGGGCCTTGGCGCGGTCGAGGCGACGGCCCAGCGCATCCATACCCATGCCGAACAGTTGCGCGAAAAAACGATGGCCGTGCTGCGCATCGCCTTCATGACATCCGCCGTGATGGAGCTATTTTCGGCCCTAGGGGTCGCAATGGTTGCCGTTTACGTCGGCTTCCACCTGCTGGGCGAGCTGCCCTTTGGCGCGTGGGGCGGCCAGCTGACACTGACACAGGGCATGTTCATTCTGCTGCTGGCCCCCAACTTCTTTGAGCCTTGGCGCGAGATGTCTGCCGTCTGGCACGATCGCGCAGCGGGCGAGGCTGCGATGAAAGCCCTCGCCATGCAAACCGACGCGCAGGGCCAGCCGCTACCCACCGGCCCCGTCAGCGCGCTGGGCGCTGCGCCTGCCATTGCCATCGATGGCTTGGCATTTTCACATGACGGCGCCCCTGCCCCCGTGTTCCACGACCTGAACCTGCAGATCGCGGCGGGGGAACATGTGGCGATCCTTGCGCCCAGCGGCGGGGGGAAATCCACGCTGCTGGCCCTAATCGCTGGCCTTGCCAGCCCAACGGCGGGGCGCATCAGCATCGGCGATGCCACCCCCGCCGGTGCGCGCGCCAGCATCGCTTGGGTGGGCCAGAACGCCCATATGTTCGCTGGCAGCCTGCAGCAGAACATCACGCTGGGCCGCCCCATGGCACAGTGCACTGTGGATGCGGCTTTGAAACAGGCGCAGCTAGGCCGTGTCGCGGCGTTGCACGGGCACGGTGCGATTGGCGAAGACGGCGTCGGCCTGTCCGGCGGCGAGGTGCTGCGCCTGTCGCTGGCCCGCGCCCTCGCGCGCGAGGATACGCACCCCGCGCAGATCATTCTTGCGGACGAGCCGACCGCCCATCTGGACCCCATCACCGCAGCGGATGTAACCGATAGCCTGATCAAGGCCGCGCAGGGCAAAACGCTGGTCGTTGCCACGCATGACCCGCTGCTTGCGCAGCGCATGGGGCGCACCATCCGCCTTGCGCCACCACGGTTGGAGGATGCGGCATGA
- a CDS encoding amino acid ABC transporter ATP-binding/permease protein — protein MKHPAIRDLTPVLRLFIQQQRKAMIQGGLLAAATALAGTALLGLSGWFLTAAAIAGLSVAAIAAFDVFMPSASIRLLALARTASRYGERVVTHDATLRVLASLRARLFRGWATPGAAGRLILRPARLLFRLTHDIDALDGLYLRVLVPAFAAGAVALVAGVVLGVLNVWLGLGVVAVLIAAGIAIPAAAARSAAANTLYRARMVEANRARTIDLVQGQTALIMTGRMQAQADAILQADARLARVDQKLNNTEATATLAFGLVAAAVLAGVLLVAGHLVQAGNIGAAPATLAVLLAFAAVEPFGALRRGAMELPRIRMAARRLRPRLQDTAPLPEYPRPPAGTAAELAAVTLAQSGAGQPRLDTINLSIAAGQTVAIIGPSGAGKSSLLAILAQEVTPTSGVAAVAPTALMTQRNQIFADTLRENLRLAAPTASDEALTDAAAAAGLSQLPGGLDTVIGEGGLGISGGQARRLALARMILRDAPIWLLDEPTEALDSGTARDVITQLQRLTDDRTVVIATHIRREAAFANRLIVMEGGRIVASYEKASPAFSSALALLRPD, from the coding sequence ATGAAGCACCCCGCCATCCGCGACCTTACGCCCGTATTGCGGCTGTTCATCCAACAACAGCGCAAGGCGATGATTCAAGGCGGGCTTTTGGCCGCCGCCACTGCGTTGGCTGGCACGGCCCTTTTGGGTCTATCGGGCTGGTTCCTGACAGCAGCCGCCATTGCGGGGCTATCGGTCGCGGCGATTGCCGCATTCGACGTCTTCATGCCTTCCGCGTCGATCCGGCTGCTGGCGCTGGCGCGCACCGCATCGCGCTATGGCGAGCGGGTGGTGACGCATGACGCCACATTGCGCGTCTTGGCCAGCTTGCGCGCGCGGCTGTTCCGCGGCTGGGCCACGCCCGGCGCGGCGGGGCGGCTAATCCTGCGGCCCGCGCGGCTGCTGTTCCGGCTGACGCATGATATAGACGCCCTCGACGGGTTATATCTGCGCGTGCTGGTACCCGCGTTCGCCGCCGGTGCGGTGGCGCTGGTTGCGGGTGTGGTGCTGGGGGTGCTGAATGTCTGGCTGGGGTTGGGGGTTGTTGCAGTACTGATCGCTGCCGGCATCGCCATTCCCGCCGCCGCTGCCCGCAGCGCTGCCGCGAACACCCTGTACCGCGCCCGCATGGTCGAGGCGAACCGCGCTCGCACCATCGACCTTGTGCAGGGGCAAACCGCCCTGATCATGACCGGCCGGATGCAGGCGCAGGCCGACGCAATCCTGCAGGCGGACGCACGGCTAGCCCGTGTTGACCAAAAGTTGAACAACACCGAAGCCACTGCGACACTTGCGTTCGGGCTGGTCGCAGCGGCCGTTTTGGCGGGTGTCTTGCTGGTCGCAGGGCACTTGGTTCAAGCCGGAAATATCGGGGCAGCGCCTGCGACACTGGCCGTTCTGCTGGCCTTCGCCGCAGTCGAACCGTTCGGCGCACTGCGGCGCGGTGCGATGGAATTGCCACGCATTCGAATGGCAGCGCGGCGCCTGCGCCCACGCTTGCAAGACACGGCGCCATTGCCCGAATACCCGCGGCCGCCCGCAGGGACCGCAGCCGAGCTGGCAGCGGTGACGCTTGCCCAATCTGGCGCGGGTCAGCCGCGACTGGATACCATCAACCTGTCGATAGCCGCCGGACAAACCGTTGCAATCATTGGCCCTTCTGGGGCGGGAAAGTCGAGCCTGCTGGCTATATTGGCGCAAGAAGTTACGCCGACATCGGGCGTAGCCGCCGTTGCGCCGACAGCACTGATGACACAGCGCAACCAGATTTTCGCCGACACGCTGCGCGAAAACCTGCGCCTCGCCGCGCCCACGGCCAGCGATGAGGCACTGACCGATGCGGCGGCAGCTGCCGGACTGTCGCAGTTACCAGGCGGGCTCGACACCGTCATCGGCGAGGGCGGCTTGGGTATATCTGGCGGGCAGGCGCGCCGGCTGGCACTGGCCCGCATGATCCTGCGCGACGCCCCGATCTGGTTGCTGGACGAGCCGACCGAGGCCCTCGACAGCGGCACCGCGCGCGACGTTATCACGCAATTACAACGCTTGACCGACGACAGAACCGTAGTAATCGCAACCCATATCAGGCGCGAGGCCGCATTTGCCAACCGCCTTATCGTCATGGAGGGCGGCCGCATTGTCGCCAGCTATGAAAAGGCCAGCCCCGCGTTTTCCAGTGCGCTGGCCCTGCTGCGCCCGGACTGA
- a CDS encoding Hint domain-containing protein, whose translation MAISIIDGGTYVINAQNVNDPNLLNLNLLGSATIIVDGVDFKSSNILLNLNVASNVTWQTQNGASLTIESGLLGLNLLSGMDFVVGDTSKIDFHAAGVTALGVLLTPSYDVTFTGAGAGVFNYTPANIAVLGHTFFNVSGMGAKDQFILNGGHLAVRNYNAASEVLTLGRTADSLLVNLLAKLGLVYEDVSVRIGMSQKEYAEFTDKAGQGGIANQGSAWLLWNTSVGTYTDPCFAEGTLITTGRGAVPVQDLRAGDLVLTKDKGLQPIKWVGRSHLDAAMLDMRPNMLPVRIAKGALGAGMPHTDLTVSPQHRMVVSGDAVHAATGNDEAFIAAKHMTNLPGVSVMQDATEVTYYHILLDAHSVIFANGAPSESFFLGDYTRRTLNPRLMAEVRQVVPGVDDPDFSPVMARPALRGRDAREVLTASCYAAD comes from the coding sequence ATGGCGATTAGTATTATCGATGGTGGAACTTATGTCATCAATGCACAAAACGTTAATGATCCAAACCTTTTGAACCTGAACCTGCTGGGCAGTGCGACCATCATCGTCGATGGCGTCGATTTCAAATCCAGCAATATTTTGTTGAACTTGAACGTCGCCTCGAACGTGACGTGGCAAACCCAAAACGGGGCATCGCTGACGATCGAGTCTGGTTTGCTAGGCCTTAATCTGCTGTCGGGAATGGATTTTGTCGTTGGCGACACCAGTAAGATCGACTTCCATGCCGCTGGTGTGACGGCATTGGGCGTGCTGCTGACGCCTAGTTATGATGTGACGTTTACAGGCGCCGGGGCAGGCGTTTTCAACTACACGCCTGCGAATATCGCGGTGCTGGGGCACACTTTCTTTAACGTGTCGGGGATGGGCGCCAAGGACCAGTTCATCCTGAACGGCGGGCATCTAGCGGTGCGAAATTACAATGCCGCGTCCGAAGTTCTGACCCTAGGCCGCACAGCGGATAGTTTGTTGGTGAATCTGCTGGCGAAACTGGGGCTGGTATATGAAGACGTCAGCGTACGTATAGGCATGTCGCAAAAAGAATACGCCGAATTCACCGACAAGGCGGGGCAGGGTGGCATTGCCAACCAAGGTAGCGCCTGGCTGTTGTGGAACACCAGCGTCGGGACCTACACCGACCCCTGCTTTGCCGAAGGCACCTTGATCACCACGGGCCGCGGCGCTGTGCCCGTGCAAGACCTGCGGGCGGGCGATCTGGTGCTGACGAAAGACAAGGGGCTGCAGCCTATCAAGTGGGTAGGCAGGTCGCATCTGGACGCGGCCATGCTGGATATGCGCCCCAATATGCTGCCCGTGCGCATTGCCAAGGGGGCGCTGGGGGCCGGTATGCCGCACACGGATCTAACCGTATCGCCGCAGCACCGCATGGTTGTGTCCGGCGATGCCGTGCACGCTGCGACGGGCAACGACGAAGCGTTCATTGCGGCCAAGCACATGACCAACCTGCCTGGCGTCAGCGTCATGCAAGATGCGACCGAGGTGACATATTACCATATCTTGCTGGATGCGCATTCCGTGATTTTCGCAAATGGCGCCCCCAGCGAGAGCTTCTTCTTGGGCGACTACACCCGCCGCACGCTGAACCCGCGCCTGATGGCCGAGGTGCGGCAGGTCGTGCCCGGGGTCGATGATCCTGATTTTAGTCCCGTCATGGCCCGTCCGGCGTTGCGTGGGCGCGATGCGCGCGAGGTGTTGACTGCCAGCTGCTACGCCGCAGATTAA